The sequence below is a genomic window from Pectinophora gossypiella chromosome 21, ilPecGoss1.1, whole genome shotgun sequence.
TACTATCGCGAGATTTAGTtgagaaaaatcacattcgaatgagGTTGATGAAAAAGTCGCTTTTGTGGTTTTCACAAGGTGACGATAGTCCTGACTACGTATATTTTGGCTTATTTTCGCTGAAGATACACTACACTCGCTAAAGCACAAACATAACTTCATATTAATACGTGTTTCATGTCCGCAGCAGCCGCCACTAGCGAAGATAGCTGGTCGACAACTGAAGACTGCCACCCTGGATCGACGGACTGTCACAGCCAGGGCCAAGCTTAGACTTGGCACTTGACCCTAGTACtacccactactgggcacaggatATAACCTCGACAAAATAGCAACGGATACTCTACCACACTGCTATGCTGCAGAAATAAGAAAACCTGACCAAATTAAGAAGTTTAATAGAATCCGGAATATGCTGGTTTGGCAATCGAGATACTTTACCGTTACACCATAGTATTGGTGGCTACACATTAGGTAGTATTAAAAGGTCTACGATTCCTCAACGAGGCCACAATCCCCAGGTCTAAATATTCTTGGCCCCAGGACAGCCCCATTTCCAGTCCCTACTTCATAACAGATTGTGAAATGTACGCACATCCCGTTAAAAACGAATATTACAACTGTAATACAAACGTATTACGAATATGATTCATTGTAATACTTTTGTTGTGATCAAGCGAATGCAATACTGTAATTTAATACTCTATGTGATTTGATTACGAATAATCCGCGTGTAATGCGATGATATGACGGAATATGATTTCTGCAATACTGTGTAATTACCAAAATGTATTTTGTGATACATCTGTAATCGACTTAGTAATAATTACACGGGAATAAAAGCAAGCAGAATGCAACACTTTGCTTGCTTTTATTTAAGTTTTGACACGAGTGGGTCGTGTAATTGTAATGTTTGTGTAATATTCGATTATGCAGCGGGTATCGACGGGAGCGTGCGTCGTGTGTGAAAATGTGTCTGAAGACGAACATTAGTGTCGGACACAGTTGTGAGTGATATTACATGTGATTGTGTTACTATTAATGAACTGTAAGTACATTAGGATAATACCCAATTAGAACAGGACAAAGGAGATCGAAGCGTAGCTTGGTTTTGGATCAAAATACTCCTTAGCCTatgattattattgtaaaatggTTGTAAAATAGCATCATTCTAAGTACATAATACTGCCACGATGTGCCTTTTATACAGTAATTTTTAAGATGTAAAAAATaaggttttatatttttttgttttaaaattttttttGACTACGAATATAATATGGCGACTGGTTCGCGGCCTTCCGAACAACTTTaagttaaaatacattttattttaagtaattttcaCTGTTTTGAAAAATTTGACTTATTATGCAATTtgaacgaaaaaaaaacattgttataaCTTAAGTCTGTTATTtggaaatttatttatgatatagAACTTTAATTTTATAGTTACCAATAGATTAAATTTTTATAGTTTGGCGAGAAGGATAGGCCAATTCAGTGACTTTTAATCTGTAACATCGCTTGCCTATGAAATCTATTTATTACGTTCAAACTATTTATGTATGAACAAATTCTTATTTCCTCACAAATTGCctaaattttaagaaaaaatatagaaaataacaaatattgaaTTCTTGTGTTTCATTCATAATCGTGATTACCTacagcaaaataattaaaaaaaaatactattaatcCCAACACCAGTTTATTACAATTTTCACTTGTAAAAATACTCATGACACACATCAGCTTCATTTCacctaaaaataacatttgtaaaaattgttataggtatataaattaaaaaaaaaacaaaaatatacataaatgctAAATATTACAATTTCTTGATTATTCTAACACAAATGATTGAgcatttatttgttatattgGATCTaatcatttaaatatattattttcgtaaaaataataatcaaaattattatgactttaaaTAAGCCAGAAAAATTCTCAATGAAAATATTGAACTGCAAAAGTTACAGTTCCAATCCGCTTGGGTAGCATTTCGAAATAAGTTTGGCGCCACAatcgtaattatatttttcatttgatTGGCTAGAAATAAACTGAAGTGGTACAAGAATGCCTTGTGAACACAAATGGAGCCAAATCCAACCCAGGTACTAGATTTATTAATTGTTCTACACTATACTGTAGTTGCAATATCCCTGACATCACataaaaaactgtttttttttttactttaaaagtgatgttaaaataaatatgatttactACCAGTCTACAATAGGTACGTATTTAAAGTTTTCACTACGAATATTCTACGTTATAAAGCTATTTTATTCGAAAAAACCAAATGTAGGGTAGATAGAAATTTGGAATtaccttactttttaaaaccacTTGTGCAATTATCTTTTCTGTTGCTATTTACCTAAAAACTATCTTCAGTCACGCGCAACATATGATCTGTCAAAACAAATTCAGTTGTTGGTAGAATAGTGCACAATTTTGACAATATTTTAGGGTAGTTCTAAATAACAGTTTTTGATCAATACCggtaaaattgttttttcttgttttgtgtAATGTGTGTTTTTAGCCACGCTGGTAATGACGTTAATGGCTGAATTGAATgtaaaagtgtaaaataaacattaatataacTTCGTAAGACCGAAATTTCCCGACGcattagttaaacaatggggtttggattttagaaAAACATTTCTTACGATAATAGCGGTTATTATATTCCAATACCCTGTCCATCGGGCTAGATGCatcaaggtcacgggtggttaccgttgctattagactacacaaTCTGTGtcatgtttatcaaaacttacaagtacactcacaagctacaagttacaagtaTGTGTAAGTTACGTTAAtcaaaaaagtagagggattgtaaaatatacttgtgaaataaatattgacacttgtaacatgtaatttattacACATATAAATTACATTCTACACGTGTCAATATTTTcatattcttgtaataatgaaaatttttacaagaaaatttcttgtaatacggggcttgtaagttttgataaacagttTTGAATTGGTGGGGAGGAACCCTGGCAACCACACGTGACCTTGACTCATCTAGCCTGacggacaggtaggtgtaataaccGCTTTTAAAGAAGCTCACACCCAggtttacctacttatttcacAAGATGTCAGGGATAAAATAGAGTGAGTGTATTAACCGGATTTGACAGGGACCGCAGTGGAGGCCGAGTTTACGTTCTTGACAATCAGTCTAGCCAACATGCCGACCGACAGGCAGAAGACAAGCCCTGCTGGCATGAACTTTCTGCTGTTGTAGTATCTGTGACAAGGAGAGGACATCAAGGTTAGTATTGTCATGTATTTtagtaacttattttttacgaaatggcaacgcagggtggaaTGACGTTAGCTGGGcgaaccttgaaatgttagctgtcacttttgagcatacctgtatgctctgcacggtaaccgcgccgcgcgcggcgccaaTTATAttgaggccttcgaccaatagcagtTTGACATCCATCTacttagatagcattcgtatcttTTATTgatcgaagcgctcaatataattcacgacgcggttgtcatgcagacccggctggttttGTCATACCATGGATAGCATTTGCTGCGTTTTTTGGTCGAAACCGTCGATATAACTCGCGCCGCAGTTGCCGTCTAGAGCCTACTTGTCATGGTGTAATGACTGACAAAGGGATAATGAGCTGATCATCCATCACCACCACCTTACACCACTACCATCATCACTACCTTAGggctttttaaacaaaattaaagaagatatacataattaatattacCTGTAACCCATAAGACCTCCAAGTGTAGTGGTTGTGCCCAGCATTAGTCCGTAGTTTGATGGGTTCTGACTCAGCTGGTAAGCTCCAACACCTGAAAGAATACAATGAAGTAATATACATAGATTATACATTGATTTAATGGTCATAccattattataaaagggcttGAGAGCTGatgcagcccgaatggccactgcaAACTAGCAAGAGCAAGTCAAGAGAGCAAGCAAGGCAAAGCCCTACATTTTAAAATGCTCCTCTAGACTGATCCGTTCGATTAGATTTAGTGTCTTTTTAGGAGGCAGTTCCATGACCTCCTTTGACCTACATTATGTGGCTAACCATCGCTTGGCTTCTGTGTATGAGaacctcacagctgcacagcaggtgtAATGGCGTCTCATCCTCCTTTAAACAGAATCTGTATAAAGGGGACTCTgtcagctccattctatgtATGTGATTGATGAGCCTGCAATGCCCCCTAGTAAGATAGTGATGCTATGAGAGGCTGCATTTTAGTCTCTATGAAAATAACATTAAGATTTACATATGGTTATAAATTTTGCcattatagttgcaaattatgTGTAGTGTGTAGAATTATGTGAGTATGACTGAACAGATTATATAGgaaattcattaatttatccTCACCTAAAATAGATCCAAAGATAAGTCCAGCACCCAGTGATGGTATAGATCCTGAAAATGAATTACACTTCATTAGTACAATaatacctgattgtccgaaaaagtaagatgattccgtgctccggAGAGCATGTTTAGCCATTGggtccggctattagctgtaaaacaccTCTGTAAAATCGCAGTGATGTAGCGCAGTGGAATACGCTTCATACCACCTCTTGTTGATataggaggcctgtgcccagtagtgggtcgtatataggctgtttatgttatgtaaataacgAAGGAACAtctgaattcatatttgaattaTAGATGCCCCCTCTTCGAAGATACctgtgtgatgctatgttacatACAATAATGTACCTTACGATACATTCTCCGTCTGTGTgattaaattagatggtgaattataatttaaaaactgcAATTGcattattttacttatatattGTCAATTTTGAGTAtgcctggttttcttataccatgtaagATGCCTAATACTTTACTAAAATATAACATCTATCTCACTGTTCAATAACATTATGAATGGCACATAAAATATTGCCACTCAAACATTGTACTTTTATCTTTGggttattttattgtctatgaCACACACTTTGGACATTCTCTATGTTGCATCCAACATGTACCACTAGGACTTTGGAACCAACCAACTTTAAAAATCgaaatattaatgtacttattttaaaaatctttaaagGCTGTAACGATGTAAAgcagtaaaaatattatttaaaagtaaaaaattctaatcctaaaataataatcctACTGAAATAACTTTCTTAGCAAAAAACCCAATGTTTCATGATAGGTGTCCACTCAATGTTTATGACATGGTTTCTTCTACATAACCCTTCACAATAGTGTTATCATACCACAAATTAAAACATACTATAGATCACCTGTTATGTATGTGATTGATTAGACAATTAATTAgcgctctatctctttctttcaTCAAGATAATTAAGTGTATTTAAATTGGCTTATGTTAAATATTCAGTATCTATGAGGTAAAGGTATATATGAATGTTGCTATATACATAACAATTACCAGATAATGGACCATTATCTGATTTGATTTACGGACATAAgtttgattgaattgttttaatCCTACATTACCAAGTAAGCTTTCACTTCTATTTTCAATTCATACAAAACAAGTCGTTTATTCATGTTGAATAAATTACGAAAAAAAGTCGCAAagaagataggtacctactgttatttatcaaaaataatatcGGTGATAAGGAAAATAAACTTGCCTGCTTTAGCGTAGCCCATTATGCCGCCAGCGGCAACTGTGGCGGCGTACGCGAATCCAAGAAGGTCAAGACCCATGGCTACTTGATTTTAGAAGATTCTTCACAAATAAACACGTAAACTAAAGTAAATTCACGAACGTTTCCACCGGAACTTCGGAACTCGAACAAAACGAAATCGAGAATTTCAAATGTCAATCAATTTGTCAAAGTTGACTACTGTAGATTTTCGGACTTTCATTGTGCGCTAaacatttagtaaaaaagaaacaatgctATACAAATTTGATGGCATTGGTTTGTCGTTTAACATTAGTTGTAAGCAAATAAGTGTGTAGAAAACactaataaacatttataaatattgctACTATTATTTAGTTAACAAAATTTTATGTCAATTATTTTgcaattatttaaaattcaggCAGATACTTTAACTATTTTTATCCGATCTTTTTTGGATCTTTTaatatacgatacgatacgatattaCTCCATTTTTTGTATAGTATGTTAATTAAATGCAATTAAAGCAGTATTTATAAATGTGTAATTTGGTTTTGTGGCACAATTTTAGAGATCATTATAATCATAAAAAGAGAAAACAACAATAGGAATTGTTGTTTTTCTGTTTTAAAAGGTAgcgaaaaagaaataaataaagcgCATCAGGTTCTATTTTCTTCTGTCAATTCATCTGTTCTGTCATCAGATTACTGgataaaatgtgaaataattacaaaaattctAGTATTTGCAGACTCGTTGTTAAACCAAAAGCCACGCCCACCCCATATATGCTGATTAATGATGATAAGCCGCACAGACATTTGCTACTATTTCGTCATAATTTGTCATAAGTACGTCACTGGCTCGCCAGCTGATTCGCTATAAAATTATGAGTTTATTCATGCAAGGCCAGTATAGTACGACGCCGGCGTTGCACGGTTGCTGTTACGCGTGAttagaattaaatatttatactcTAGTATCTGTAGATTGGCCGGTAACCTTGGAGGCAGGTGTGGTGgtcaatattttcttttgtgcAGTACATAACAGTTCCAATTAGACAGAATGTTGAAAACACCATCGAAAGTGACTATAAATACGGGGAATGTTTTGAACCTCATCGATATTAAGAAGAAGGCTGGACAAAACGTTTCAGAGGAGGTTAGTTTTTGTACCTTTGCTTGTTCGATATTTTTTGCagttaatactttttttaatagttttttctGAACTTGAACTTCACTAAATGCTCgctttttatagtttttatacaATAGTTACAACTTACAACACACCTTTATTTGGCCTTTAAGTACTTAGACACATTTTTGCtttaaaactaataaattaCAAACCTATTTGTTGTGTTTAAACTACTAAAATCGAACGAAGTTGATATTTAGCATATTTAAGtcctaaaataaagaataatactatgtatgtatagaatAGTCAGTGCACCCTGTACCAATTTGTATCAGTGCCGAGCTAGATTTCCTGCAGCCATGctcggtcttacttcagtctaaGTCGCTGTACATATTGTATTCTAGTTGATTAAAAAGTTTGCAATAATAAAGAACCAATTGACCAATCATTTGGGTATGAAATAGGTACATGAAAGCACCTATGATGCTGGCATGATCTGGTGTTTAAAGCCTCATTAAAAAttagtataaaaaaaaggatatgCTTCTCACTTATTCGTATCAGGCACCAATCTCGTCCCCTTAAGGTGTGCTAAAAGTTTTACTATAACCCCATAACACCGATatatccagacacaatagttaaacaatgcggtttgaattttaaaagaacaAGATCCTACACTTGGGATAACCTGTAGCAATCTACTACAGGTTATCCTAAGTTACTACTGCTTATGGTTGAAAGACCGGTCTCAAGTTAGAGagggaaaaaaaaaagaagattcggtcttacgactaacATGTTTTGTTAGTACACTGTATTTGTAAGAAAATCCTGTTGttaatttattcagaaaataaaatatgtgcaTAAAAAGTATTCAGTTACATTACCTATTAATTTTACAGTTAGTGAGTATTAGCATCAATACACCTGTTATCACGCTTTATATCATATTGTTCTGTTGATTGGAATTAGtcatacttaagtacctacttgtgaTACATATGTAAATGTTAGTCCATTTATCTACATTATTGTATACATGCTTTTTTCTACTACAACTAACctcatcacacacacacacacacacgcacgcacgcagcacgcacgcacgcacgcacgcacacacgcacgcacacacacacacacacacacacacacacacacacacacacacacacacacacacacacacacacacacacacaaacccaCAAAcccatacttacatacatacaaatcaCGTTAAACACactctttaatttgtttttcttaaACTTAAACTAAATGACCTTTGAGACCCAGATTGCTAAGGGATACTTCCTACCCTACCCTATTAGGAACATGTGCATGAATCTAATACATTCTTAGATTCAAGACCCCATTACAGGATAGTCAGTTGAAATTTTCcattataatatgttataatatttaacgtt
It includes:
- the LOC126376761 gene encoding transmembrane protein 14C, with the protein product MGLDLLGFAYAATVAAGGIMGYAKAGSIPSLGAGLIFGSILGVGAYQLSQNPSNYGLMLGTTTTLGGLMGYRYYNSRKFMPAGLVFCLSVGMLARLIVKNVNSASTAVPVKSG